A single Halarcobacter anaerophilus DNA region contains:
- the flgC gene encoding flagellar basal body rod protein FlgC has product MGFFDGYNVSVSGMSAQRTRINVVSANIANAKTTHTAEGGPYKKQNVVFEEVLLNEKQKHASQVDKKLNENSDLALRGVGVKSIVEDDASPVMRYEPSHPDANEEGYVAYPDINPVVEMVDLIEAMRSYEANVATFNTHKGIDTKTLDIIKV; this is encoded by the coding sequence ATGGGTTTTTTTGATGGATATAACGTATCAGTTTCAGGAATGTCTGCACAACGAACTCGTATAAATGTCGTAAGTGCAAATATTGCAAATGCGAAAACTACTCATACGGCAGAGGGTGGACCATATAAAAAACAAAATGTAGTTTTTGAAGAGGTTCTTTTAAACGAGAAACAAAAACATGCAAGCCAAGTAGATAAAAAATTAAATGAAAATTCTGATTTAGCTTTAAGGGGAGTGGGGGTAAAATCTATTGTTGAGGACGATGCAAGTCCTGTTATGAGATATGAACCCTCTCATCCCGATGCAAATGAAGAAGGTTATGTAGCATATCCTGATATAAATCCTGTTGTTGAAATGGTAGATTTAATCGAAGCTATGCGTTCATATGAAGCTAATGTTGCAACTTTTAATACCCACAAAGGTATTGATACAAAAACATTAGATATTATAAAAGTGTAG
- the fliE gene encoding flagellar hook-basal body complex protein FliE, translating into MDISSISSSIGPLQTKQESNLVKNTGDKSFADMLKDAVNEVNDSQIQGYDAMEGIATGKVKNLQEAVQKIEEADLSLKLALEVKNKAIAAYKEINSMQV; encoded by the coding sequence ATGGATATATCATCAATTTCTAGTTCAATAGGTCCCTTACAGACTAAACAAGAATCAAATCTAGTTAAGAACACAGGGGATAAAAGTTTTGCTGATATGCTTAAAGATGCAGTAAATGAAGTAAATGATTCACAAATTCAAGGTTATGATGCCATGGAAGGTATTGCAACGGGAAAAGTTAAAAATCTTCAAGAAGCAGTTCAAAAAATAGAAGAAGCAGATCTCTCTTTGAAATTAGCATTAGAAGTAAAAAACAAAGCAATAGCGGCATATAAAGAAATCAACAGTATGCAAGTTTAA
- a CDS encoding AAA family ATPase, whose amino-acid sequence MFNSISNQASKLLNLTRNKEVNSKTKIITITSGKGGVGKSTFTANIAYLLSKRGFKVAVIDADIGLANMQVLFDLKPRYTFFDYIEGRNTITEILTQTSYENITLIAGKSGYQYANLKNSLVLTRVVNDLKSLNKYDLILIDTGAGLNEYVQEFLLISDNVLALTTTDPSALTDVYALMKMLSVHKERLFICFNHTKNYKIGETIANSLVNLAKKNRLNQNFMVEYIGNVSTSSNISTTSRLRKLFVHEFINDEITKQFHKVIDSLLNNIK is encoded by the coding sequence TTGTTTAATTCAATCTCTAATCAGGCCAGTAAACTATTAAATCTAACTAGAAATAAAGAAGTTAATTCAAAAACAAAAATCATAACTATAACTTCCGGAAAAGGTGGAGTAGGAAAATCAACTTTTACTGCAAATATCGCTTATTTGTTATCAAAAAGAGGCTTTAAAGTTGCCGTTATAGATGCAGATATAGGACTTGCAAATATGCAAGTTTTATTTGATTTAAAACCTCGTTATACTTTTTTTGATTATATTGAAGGCAGAAACACTATAACTGAGATCTTAACGCAAACTTCTTATGAAAACATTACTCTTATTGCAGGTAAAAGCGGCTATCAGTATGCAAATTTAAAAAATTCTTTAGTTTTAACAAGAGTCGTTAATGATCTAAAAAGTTTAAATAAATATGATTTAATACTAATTGATACGGGTGCGGGATTAAATGAATATGTTCAAGAATTTTTATTAATATCCGATAATGTTCTGGCTTTAACGACTACTGATCCTTCAGCACTTACGGATGTTTATGCTTTAATGAAAATGCTTTCTGTACATAAAGAGAGACTTTTTATCTGTTTTAATCATACAAAAAACTATAAAATCGGAGAGACTATTGCCAATTCTTTGGTAAATTTGGCAAAAAAAAATAGGTTAAATCAAAATTTTATGGTAGAATATATAGGTAATGTTTCAACATCATCAAATATTTCCACGACGTCAAGATTAAGAAAGCTATTTGTTCATGAGTTTATTAACGATGAAATAACAAAACAATTTCATAAAGTGATTGATTCATTACTAAATAATATTAAGTAA
- the flhF gene encoding flagellar biosynthesis protein FlhF: MNMLSFLGETPTIALRNAQEECGEDAIVVSTKKISSAVDGNKDMYEVVVALEDEQQPLKHTKKLSTSASKSGSKSNQKMDVKFYDFKEEILKMQDAIMQVQKSLWDPKSQLYDLTIPPEFVDMYNLFEQNEFDQEMTYTIMKKTIKQLPIALKTNPKKVNDFFKLVLRRIIPIKQEVPLRKHQRKIIMMVGPTGVGKTTTIAKLAARYAYKLGQNYKVGIVTLDSFRVGAIEQLQAYTNIMRLPLEVVKKPEELVEALLRLKDCNYIFIDTAGSSQYDVDKIEMINEYQEKVHELPIEKVLVLPANVKHSDLIDIYTNYSRLNINYLTFTKLDETKSFGNLISFAHKTKKSIIYFSIGQNVPDDLIVSDSTFLINCFMNNSCIGR, translated from the coding sequence ATGAATATGCTCTCTTTTTTAGGAGAAACTCCGACAATAGCTTTAAGAAATGCACAAGAAGAGTGCGGAGAAGATGCTATTGTAGTCTCAACAAAAAAAATATCAAGTGCAGTTGACGGCAACAAAGATATGTATGAAGTTGTAGTTGCCTTAGAAGATGAGCAACAACCTTTGAAACATACAAAAAAACTTTCAACTTCGGCTTCAAAGAGCGGTTCAAAATCGAATCAAAAAATGGATGTAAAGTTTTATGACTTTAAAGAAGAAATCTTGAAAATGCAAGATGCAATAATGCAGGTTCAAAAATCTTTATGGGATCCAAAAAGTCAACTTTATGATTTAACAATACCTCCCGAATTTGTTGATATGTATAATCTTTTTGAACAAAATGAGTTTGATCAAGAGATGACCTATACTATTATGAAGAAAACGATTAAACAATTACCTATAGCTTTAAAAACAAACCCTAAAAAGGTGAATGATTTTTTTAAATTAGTGCTTAGAAGAATTATCCCTATTAAGCAAGAAGTTCCTTTAAGAAAACATCAAAGAAAAATTATTATGATGGTAGGTCCCACAGGAGTCGGGAAAACAACGACAATAGCAAAACTTGCAGCAAGATATGCGTATAAATTAGGACAAAATTATAAAGTAGGAATTGTAACTTTAGACTCATTTAGAGTAGGTGCAATAGAACAACTTCAAGCTTATACAAATATAATGAGACTTCCTTTGGAAGTTGTAAAAAAACCCGAAGAATTGGTAGAGGCTTTACTTAGATTAAAAGATTGTAATTATATATTTATAGATACAGCAGGTTCTTCCCAATATGATGTTGATAAAATTGAGATGATTAACGAATATCAAGAAAAAGTGCATGAACTGCCTATTGAAAAAGTTCTTGTTCTTCCTGCAAATGTGAAACATAGTGATTTAATAGATATTTATACAAACTACTCCAGACTGAATATTAACTACTTAACTTTTACAAAACTTGATGAAACAAAAAGTTTCGGAAACTTAATCTCTTTTGCCCATAAAACAAAAAAATCAATTATATATTTTTCAATAGGACAAAATGTGCCCGATGATTTAATTGTATCAGATTCTACTTTTTTAATAAACTGTTTTATGAATAACTCTTGTATAGGGAGATAG
- a CDS encoding OmpA/MotB family protein, producing MAKDKCPECPKCLPGWLVQFGDLMSLLLTFFILLLSMAVMDKKKVEEYFDIMKKAMGFIDASTDVQTQSEKYSTMTSVSKDDSVDSTDEVMDEAIQEVNEVIKQMNDNNDEQEEQIQIEKGKNEFTLDIPSTIMFEEGKYQLVNPNAKRFIAKVARVIRTLPQTYDIEIIGHTSSSMYKSDTIPRDNWDLSALRSIEVVKELIKNKIDPSVLKVSAYASYHPKSELAADNRRVEMRFFTENEQSDILDEESFFDRLE from the coding sequence ATGGCAAAAGATAAATGTCCTGAATGCCCAAAATGCTTACCTGGATGGTTAGTTCAATTTGGTGATTTAATGTCTCTTCTTCTTACTTTTTTTATTCTTCTTTTATCTATGGCGGTAATGGATAAGAAAAAAGTTGAAGAGTATTTTGATATTATGAAAAAAGCAATGGGATTTATTGACGCATCGACGGATGTTCAAACACAATCTGAAAAATATTCGACTATGACAAGTGTTTCAAAAGATGATTCTGTTGATTCAACTGATGAAGTAATGGATGAAGCTATTCAAGAGGTCAATGAAGTTATAAAACAGATGAATGACAATAACGATGAACAAGAAGAACAGATTCAAATAGAAAAAGGGAAAAATGAATTTACTCTTGATATCCCTTCAACAATAATGTTTGAAGAAGGAAAATATCAATTAGTAAACCCAAATGCAAAAAGATTTATTGCAAAAGTTGCCAGAGTTATTAGAACTCTGCCTCAAACTTATGATATTGAGATTATAGGACATACTTCATCTAGTATGTATAAAAGTGATACAATACCAAGAGATAACTGGGATTTATCTGCTTTACGTTCGATTGAGGTTGTTAAGGAGTTGATAAAAAACAAGATTGATCCTTCTGTTTTAAAAGTATCTGCATATGCTTCTTATCATCCCAAAAGTGAGTTGGCAGCAGATAACAGAAGAGTTGAAATGAGGTTCTTCACTGAAAATGAGCAAAGTGACATTTTAGACGAAGAGAGTTTCTTCGATAGATTGGAGTAA
- a CDS encoding motility protein A, giving the protein MDKSTVGGLAGGWGLIALAILLGGVGFGPYIDIPSLIIVLGGTISVTAGQFEADDLKRIIPSMKIAFNEVAVETLPELVEKMIFYATEVKKHGVMHIEQKVLEEKNDFFKEAFQLLVDGTRSETLGPLLETKLEYIEKRHNTMIGVFGNMGGTAGSMGMIGTLIGLVAMLANLSDPASVGPAMAVALITTLYGALIGTLFAGLVESKLSQKHKKEVDAYEIIIKGTMMIAEEESIGNIKMQLNSILVDIEE; this is encoded by the coding sequence ATGGATAAAAGTACAGTAGGCGGTTTAGCCGGAGGTTGGGGATTAATTGCCCTTGCCATTTTATTAGGCGGTGTAGGATTCGGACCTTATATCGATATTCCTTCTCTTATTATTGTATTGGGTGGAACAATCTCGGTTACGGCAGGGCAATTTGAAGCAGATGATTTAAAAAGAATTATTCCTTCGATGAAGATTGCTTTTAATGAAGTTGCCGTGGAAACTCTTCCCGAACTTGTTGAAAAAATGATATTTTATGCAACAGAAGTAAAAAAACACGGTGTAATGCATATTGAACAAAAAGTTCTTGAAGAAAAAAATGATTTTTTTAAAGAGGCTTTTCAACTCTTGGTTGACGGTACAAGATCCGAAACCTTAGGACCTTTGTTAGAAACGAAATTAGAATATATTGAAAAACGTCATAACACAATGATAGGTGTTTTCGGTAATATGGGTGGAACAGCAGGTTCTATGGGTATGATAGGTACGCTTATAGGTCTTGTTGCCATGCTTGCAAATTTATCTGATCCTGCATCAGTAGGTCCTGCAATGGCGGTTGCCTTAATTACGACTTTATACGGAGCTTTAATCGGTACTCTTTTTGCCGGGTTGGTTGAGAGTAAATTATCGCAAAAACATAAAAAAGAAGTTGATGCTTACGAAATTATCATTAAAGGTACTATGATGATTGCTGAAGAGGAATCTATAGGAAATATAAAAATGCAATTAAATTCTATTTTAGTTGATATTGAAGAGTAG
- a CDS encoding FliM/FliN family flagellar motor switch protein: protein MASDLSSFLKGELANTLEQLLSKSVSIDSVSKLDVDSLDDSQCIDISVKFEFADISSSWNFFIPTLTATKFEFFMLGGMGDLKEHIDDEIIDAVNEIISNVCGSLCTTVNAQGFSDISSIKFEVVASAIKDCKDIKSHPHKYFFDLSLDSEKLPVYISFDDLALPYLNEITGGDEGEVLQSASAQPASVNTPTASSSNSSSSSIPQMGINSLLSEESSKNLQLLFDIKLKLSVRLGTKNFLLKDILRWDIGEIIELEQMVNEPLDILVNGVKIGEGEAVIVEGRFGLKIKSIGDESAKLSHIGLK from the coding sequence TTGGCATCTGATTTATCAAGTTTTCTAAAAGGTGAATTAGCTAATACATTAGAACAGTTACTCTCAAAAAGCGTCTCAATAGACTCTGTAAGTAAGCTGGATGTTGATAGTTTAGATGATTCACAATGTATAGATATATCTGTAAAATTTGAATTTGCGGATATTTCATCAAGTTGGAATTTTTTTATACCTACCTTAACTGCGACAAAGTTCGAGTTTTTTATGTTAGGCGGTATGGGAGATTTAAAAGAGCATATAGATGATGAAATTATAGATGCAGTAAATGAAATAATCTCAAACGTATGCGGTAGTTTATGTACTACTGTAAATGCACAAGGTTTTTCAGATATATCTTCAATAAAATTTGAAGTGGTTGCTTCTGCAATAAAAGATTGCAAAGATATAAAATCACATCCACATAAATACTTTTTCGATTTAAGTTTAGATAGCGAAAAACTTCCTGTTTATATATCTTTTGATGATTTAGCATTACCTTACCTTAATGAAATTACAGGAGGAGATGAAGGAGAAGTTTTACAAAGTGCAAGTGCTCAACCGGCAAGTGTTAACACGCCGACGGCAAGCTCTTCAAATAGTAGCTCTTCTTCCATACCGCAAATGGGAATAAACTCTTTATTATCAGAAGAATCTTCTAAAAACTTACAACTTTTATTTGATATAAAATTAAAATTAAGTGTTAGATTAGGTACAAAAAACTTCCTTTTAAAAGATATTTTAAGATGGGACATCGGAGAAATAATTGAATTAGAACAGATGGTAAATGAGCCATTGGATATTCTAGTAAACGGAGTAAAAATAGGAGAAGGAGAGGCTGTTATCGTGGAAGGAAGATTCGGTCTTAAAATTAAGAGCATAGGCGATGAGTCTGCAAAACTTAGTCACATAGGATTAAAATAG
- a CDS encoding tetratricopeptide repeat protein: MHKLIQWFNVDYKKAFLSLILISSSLSFSFSKDDVIDSQPEILFKYDKLKESQEKFKLQVDFNKAILLLEKEEYKKAIKLFKKTSEILKIPSFLNIGIAYYKENQIENAILYLNNIYEYKEAAFSDTYSYISACFYLYQIKKDRKYLETIIDVTKKYKDLTEHSKRLLADTFVILKDYERALKILNSMQFPMELKKAMLYLKLKDYKNAEQHLIKVKNTTLNQEKKNLVLWLMVFRDLKSNELAKLKEHIDEIREVKEYFKSNLDYPLEIFFNKHKYTTKEYLASITKFNKERKIDFIFYFAPFIFSDYNEVMYDISKGFIFKDKQNVQSLEQMVKYNAKFIDIIKDDPIIRVNKLKSYIKEDSNSYVYYNLGLCYAQINDFHNAYKNFTKAYKLNPGNKLYAVMTIIAANRVNIKIKDLEYIEQNIKSKDGMYKYFGQIVYKVFINDKFKVEFDPLNYNKTIFYRAINYLVDMENNKVTINNPLFVEHYKDPLVYLMKLAFRREGENDYTYFARLQDNTPLKINNNFLEGPLVITKYYIDLLKAIGLFYKADLNLEGEKTPSYLRIKALRELHNSNPKETLKILNQLQQKYKLEDKYTMYLIVAALLEEKRYNDASLQISLIKAILNDNSADFLTGVQLIQELKLSSISQYMREPYTDDLIDFRLKNFDELLESL; the protein is encoded by the coding sequence ATGCACAAGTTAATACAATGGTTTAATGTAGATTATAAAAAGGCTTTTTTATCTTTAATCCTTATATCTTCTTCTTTATCATTCTCTTTTTCAAAAGATGATGTTATTGATTCTCAACCGGAAATTCTTTTTAAATATGACAAACTAAAAGAGTCTCAGGAAAAATTCAAACTACAAGTAGATTTTAATAAAGCAATTCTTCTTTTAGAAAAAGAAGAGTATAAAAAAGCAATAAAACTATTTAAAAAAACTTCTGAGATTTTAAAAATTCCCTCTTTTTTAAATATAGGAATTGCTTATTATAAAGAGAATCAAATAGAAAATGCAATTTTATATCTAAACAATATTTATGAATATAAAGAGGCTGCTTTTAGTGATACATACTCATATATTTCTGCATGTTTTTATCTCTATCAAATAAAAAAAGATAGAAAATATTTAGAAACAATTATTGATGTTACAAAAAAATATAAAGATTTGACAGAACATTCAAAAAGACTTTTAGCTGATACTTTTGTAATTTTAAAAGATTATGAAAGAGCATTAAAAATATTAAATTCAATGCAGTTTCCTATGGAATTAAAAAAAGCGATGTTATATCTTAAACTAAAAGATTATAAAAATGCGGAACAACATTTGATAAAAGTAAAAAATACCACATTAAACCAAGAAAAGAAGAATTTAGTACTTTGGTTAATGGTTTTCAGAGATCTAAAATCAAATGAGCTGGCAAAATTAAAAGAGCATATTGATGAAATAAGAGAAGTAAAAGAGTATTTTAAAAGTAATTTAGATTATCCTTTGGAAATCTTTTTTAATAAACATAAATATACGACAAAAGAGTATTTAGCTTCTATAACAAAATTTAACAAAGAGAGAAAAATTGATTTTATCTTCTACTTTGCTCCTTTTATTTTTTCAGATTACAATGAAGTAATGTATGATATATCAAAAGGGTTTATCTTTAAAGATAAGCAAAATGTGCAAAGCCTTGAACAAATGGTAAAATACAATGCCAAATTTATTGATATTATAAAAGATGATCCTATAATCAGAGTAAATAAATTAAAATCTTATATAAAAGAGGATTCTAATTCGTACGTATATTATAATTTGGGGCTTTGTTATGCCCAAATAAATGATTTTCATAATGCTTATAAAAATTTTACTAAAGCTTATAAATTAAATCCGGGTAATAAACTTTACGCTGTTATGACGATTATTGCAGCAAATAGAGTAAATATAAAAATCAAAGATTTAGAATATATTGAACAAAACATAAAATCAAAAGACGGAATGTATAAATATTTCGGTCAAATCGTATATAAAGTTTTTATAAATGATAAGTTTAAAGTTGAGTTTGATCCTTTAAATTATAATAAAACAATATTTTACAGAGCAATAAATTATTTAGTGGATATGGAAAATAATAAAGTAACTATAAATAATCCGCTTTTTGTCGAACATTACAAAGATCCTTTAGTTTACCTAATGAAATTGGCTTTTAGAAGAGAAGGAGAAAACGATTATACATATTTTGCAAGATTACAAGATAATACTCCTTTAAAAATAAATAATAATTTTTTGGAAGGACCTTTGGTTATAACAAAATATTATATTGATTTATTAAAAGCAATAGGACTTTTTTATAAAGCGGATTTAAATTTAGAAGGAGAAAAAACACCTTCGTATTTAAGAATAAAAGCTTTAAGAGAGTTACACAATTCAAATCCCAAAGAGACACTTAAAATTTTAAATCAGTTACAACAAAAATATAAATTAGAAGATAAATATACAATGTATTTAATTGTTGCAGCTTTACTTGAAGAAAAAAGATATAATGACGCTTCTTTACAAATTTCATTGATAAAAGCAATTTTAAATGATAACAGTGCGGATTTCTTAACCGGAGTTCAATTAATACAAGAGTTAAAACTGTCTAGTATAAGCCAATATATGAGAGAACCGTATACTGATGATTTAATAGACTTTAGATTAAAAAACTTCGATGAACTTTTAGAATCTTTATAA
- a CDS encoding FliM/FliN family flagellar motor switch protein: MEITERDYDLLVDTQIVVDVMLGSADITVKEFLDLTQGDIISLNKAAGTGGDIYVNKRIIGTGDIIVMDEKLAVRVQEAMDSDNVVRYFFEESML; the protein is encoded by the coding sequence ATGGAAATAACAGAAAGAGATTATGATTTATTAGTAGATACTCAGATAGTTGTTGATGTTATGTTAGGAAGTGCAGATATCACGGTTAAAGAGTTTTTAGACTTAACGCAAGGAGATATTATCTCTTTGAATAAAGCTGCCGGTACAGGTGGAGATATTTACGTAAATAAAAGAATAATAGGAACAGGTGATATAATCGTAATGGACGAAAAATTGGCTGTAAGAGTCCAAGAAGCAATGGATTCTGATAATGTAGTTAGATACTTTTTTGAAGAGAGTATGCTTTAA
- a CDS encoding FliH/SctL family protein, with amino-acid sequence MEKNNVYSTAKIVNSSDTVQNYQLGTFIQNTSDTPVSQGQAVLNDREINGNSDPLLNEIRALSSQVSQMSQKIVNIENGGLTAKEIDAQVVQAIKDLKHYANFFEQATFQMESKLLKTSIAIAQKIIAIEIGENSSKIAKETISHLLDKIKNASKIQIHLNPKDYELLKNELNLENHIELVEDINVTAGGVVIASDLGNFDGNIEAKVNSMLESLDLVL; translated from the coding sequence CAACGTATATTCAACTGCTAAGATTGTTAATAGTTCTGATACTGTACAAAACTATCAGTTAGGTACTTTTATTCAAAATACTTCGGATACTCCTGTTTCTCAAGGACAGGCTGTATTAAACGATAGAGAAATAAACGGAAACAGTGATCCTTTGTTAAATGAAATAAGAGCATTATCTTCTCAAGTAAGTCAGATGAGTCAAAAAATCGTAAATATAGAAAACGGCGGGCTTACTGCAAAAGAGATAGATGCACAAGTTGTTCAAGCAATAAAAGATTTAAAACATTATGCAAACTTTTTTGAACAAGCAACCTTTCAAATGGAATCAAAGCTTTTGAAAACTTCAATTGCTATTGCTCAAAAAATTATTGCAATTGAAATCGGAGAGAACTCTTCAAAAATTGCAAAAGAGACAATTTCTCATCTTCTTGATAAGATAAAAAATGCATCTAAAATTCAAATACATTTAAATCCGAAAGATTATGAATTATTAAAAAATGAGTTGAATTTGGAAAATCATATCGAACTTGTGGAAGATATAAATGTAACCGCAGGCGGAGTTGTAATAGCAAGTGATTTAGGAAATTTTGACGGTAATATTGAGGCAAAAGTAAATTCAATGTTAGAATCTTTGGATTTAGTTTTATAG